A genome region from Drosophila simulans strain w501 chromosome 2R, Prin_Dsim_3.1, whole genome shotgun sequence includes the following:
- the LOC6735202 gene encoding uncharacterized protein LOC6735202, translating to MNGKMDRRKKRTSSEQYQMYIDMMESDPIFATGRVPRDYDLNYLTKKWKELSDRLNKCSSGPTLTPEEWRKRLNDWKNTTRCKYRRSLLSTEKDISMTSVETRALDLFGKVPTTGGETMINLKSEKDEHDDEMEELGQRTSAAFQKELQAAVEEAINDEVDEEEMVEEHVDHEDMMEENLAETGITASTTAVNTGGGTYRTIVVDNTSFEHVEEEAQTVQPHAVEYVTSRRPAAAVINPGTASSGNKLINGELPVKRMRTQPREQIIYEVKNATRCISNMQAVPPLHSTKLEREPSSLTSALSSSDAQQIAHQLKRLADIKYETLQFEIARFKFNNPGFQYDPPSL from the exons ATGAACGGCAAGATGGACCGCCGCAAGAAACGCACCTCCTCGGAGCAATACCAAATGTACATCGACATGATGGAGAGCGACCCCATTTTCGCCACCGGACGAGTGCCGCGCGATTATGACCTGAACTACTTGACCAAAAAGTGGAAGGAGCTCTCCGACCGGCTAAACAAGTGCAGCTCCGGACCCACACTGACGCCGGAGGAGTGGCGCAAG CGGCTAAACGATTGGAAGAACACCACCCGCTGCAAGTACAGACGCAGCCTTCTGTCCACGGAAAAGGACATCTCGATGACCTCCGTGGAGACGCGCGCACTCGATCTCTTTGGCAAGGTGCCCACCACCGGCGGCGAAACGATGATAAATCTGAAGTCCGAAAAGGATGAGCACGACGACGAGATGGAGGAACTGGGCCAGCGTACTTCGGCGGCATTTCAAAAGGAACTGCAGGCCGCCGTTGAGGAAGCCATCAACGATGAGGTGGACGAGGAGGAGATGGTGGAGGAGCATGTCGATCACGAGGACATGATGGAGGAGAATCTAGCGGAGACCGGCATCACCGCGTCCACAACTGCGGTCAATACGGGCGGCGGCACCTATCGCACCATCGTCGTGGACAACACATCCTTCGAGCACGTCGAGGAGGAGGCCCAAACGGTGCAGCCGCACGCCGTCGAGTACGTCACATCCCGCAGGCCTGCTGCCGCCGTCATCAATCCGGGCACGGCCTCCTCCGGTAATAAGCTGATCAACGGCGAGCTGCCCGTCAAGCGGATGCGCACACAGCCCAGGGAGCAAATTATCTACGAAG TTAAAAATGCGACGCGTTGCATTTCAAACATGCAGGCCGTGCCGCCGCTGCACAGTACAAAGCTGGAGCGGGAACCCAGTTCGCTGACAAGCGCGCTGAGCAGCAGCGATGCCCAGCAGATCGCGCACCAGCTGAAGCGACTGGCCGACATCAAATACGAGACACTGCAGTTTGAGATTGCGCGCTTCAAGTTCAACAACCCGGGCTTCCAGTACGACCCGCCGTCCTTATAG
- the LOC6735203 gene encoding histone acetyltransferase KAT6B isoform X2 codes for MNRRNKRTSYYQYEVYLDFMEENPLMSGNKLSRTQDGKKWKELSDLLNKCPTGPTMSPEEWRKRLNDWKNSTRSKYRRSINSDDKSNAMTPLENRALQIFSLEPNFREVSMRLQDMMEEEEEQDKEDVEENENMEEFVEEEDEEQQYQQFIAEPHEQANPTVINGHSAAKKLRLDGASEIIYEVSDVTSEQSAAKEPSAFYGEKIQEQLKRISDIHEASLHFKIARFQYKNPGFEFVPEL; via the exons ATGAATCGACGCAACAAGCGGACGTCGTACTACCAATACGAAGTATACCTAGACTTCATGGAGGAGAATCCCCTGATGTCGGGCAACAAACTGAGTCGCACCCAGGACGGCAAGAAGTGGAAGGAGCTCAGCGATCTGCTAAACAAGTGCCCCACGGGTCCCACTATGTCGCCCGAGGAATGGCGGAAG CGCCTCAACGACTGGAAGAACAGCACGCGCTCCAAGTACCGACGCAGCATCAATTCGGATGACAAGAGCAATGCAATGACTCCTCTGGAGAACAGAGCCCTGCAGATCTTCTCCTTAGAACCGAATTTTCGCGAGGTTTCGATGCGCCTGCAAGACATGatggaggaggaagaggaacaGGATAAAGAGGATGTGGAAGAGAATGAGAATATGGAGGAGTTCgttgaggaggaggatgaggagcagcAGTACCAGCAGTTCATAGCGGAGCCTCACGAGCAAGCCAATCCAACGGTCATCAATGGTCACAGTGCCGCGAAAAAGCTAAGGCTCGATGGCGCCAGTGAGATTATCTACGAAG TCTCGGATGTCACATCTGAACAATCTGCCGCGAAAGAACCGTCTGCCTTCTATGGTGAGAAAATTCAGGAGCAGCTGAAACGCATTTCGGACATACACGAGGCATCGCTGCACTTTAAGATAGCCCGGTTCCAGTACAAGAATCCCGGATTCGAGTTCGTTCCGGAATTATAG
- the LOC6735203 gene encoding uncharacterized protein LOC6735203 isoform X1, producing the protein MNRRNKRTSYYQYEVYLDFMEENPLMSGNKLSRTQDGKKWKELSDLLNKCPTGPTMSPEEWRKRLNDWKNSTRSKYRRSINSDDKSNAMTPLENRALQIFSLEPNFREVSMRLQDMMEEEEEQDKEDVEENENMEEFVEEEDEEQQYQQFIAEPHEQANPTVINGHSAAKKLRLDGASEIIYEGITLISVSDVTSEQSAAKEPSAFYGEKIQEQLKRISDIHEASLHFKIARFQYKNPGFEFVPEL; encoded by the exons ATGAATCGACGCAACAAGCGGACGTCGTACTACCAATACGAAGTATACCTAGACTTCATGGAGGAGAATCCCCTGATGTCGGGCAACAAACTGAGTCGCACCCAGGACGGCAAGAAGTGGAAGGAGCTCAGCGATCTGCTAAACAAGTGCCCCACGGGTCCCACTATGTCGCCCGAGGAATGGCGGAAG CGCCTCAACGACTGGAAGAACAGCACGCGCTCCAAGTACCGACGCAGCATCAATTCGGATGACAAGAGCAATGCAATGACTCCTCTGGAGAACAGAGCCCTGCAGATCTTCTCCTTAGAACCGAATTTTCGCGAGGTTTCGATGCGCCTGCAAGACATGatggaggaggaagaggaacaGGATAAAGAGGATGTGGAAGAGAATGAGAATATGGAGGAGTTCgttgaggaggaggatgaggagcagcAGTACCAGCAGTTCATAGCGGAGCCTCACGAGCAAGCCAATCCAACGGTCATCAATGGTCACAGTGCCGCGAAAAAGCTAAGGCTCGATGGCGCCAGTGAGATTATCTACGAAG GAATAACCTTGATTTCAGTCTCGGATGTCACATCTGAACAATCTGCCGCGAAAGAACCGTCTGCCTTCTATGGTGAGAAAATTCAGGAGCAGCTGAAACGCATTTCGGACATACACGAGGCATCGCTGCACTTTAAGATAGCCCGGTTCCAGTACAAGAATCCCGGATTCGAGTTCGTTCCGGAATTATAG
- the LOC6735204 gene encoding E3 ubiquitin-protein ligase Topors, producing MAEENPGGLAGIVPYLGVDELGASVIVEPGSEGSNVGSRTLPAAAMKFADLTESGSESGDNEAEEPVSAGPDNANAIGEPGTSASAAEENGTVERTSPPPNCAICLSRCRRKCFTDSCMHQFCFKCLCEWSKIKPECPLCKQPFRTIIHNVRTLDDYDRYPVQTTSPVPTENPSLRFHIVRRPRYMPLVQNQAVIVNDIEAAIAAGAAGEEVLPAAEVAAGRQSYSRFEPYRSELMNYYQHDQDAATSGSLSQLWRRYVYDRKLYALPVSDSVTGHFREWSARFYRNNPAQIHRLMPWIHRDIMCLLRNAAHSVNTVMTLMNDLLPMTSLLGPTFRRRLSPYLGERTSHFIHELFNFARSPYDINGYDHVVQYSARVAEEVEVDLLDMVETQSSNSDDLHLEVGDADAINADFSPDWSPPRVRPSTSVIVTNPGATHSFSVTMASDGSELPGISIRRTTNVGSQTVAINLSMRRPAAVASEEAEVIEIDDGDAAANAEVAAINDGSNTSRRHAGATLPVSAHIELGSSSSSGDEDECVFVLELKPPHMRTPEQVSLDSNSDSDVVFVNEQHEAAPAAIADNRATQSPLDPPSRDQGLFMGPSTSGAAANRGKNWKLVMAETRRLDQLRTMRCIRSKKSRQRSSMPARSASGSSPSSCCSSSSFHFSSSSDEDSSDSTTTNSEPPKKKPRKRVANKKRSKNASIGKRTSRKRKAKDQNIGHEELAMLEQQQKSQQKPQRQPESSSDSSSSSDDESGGDSSESSGQPNMNNNNSSSDSDDDSTVNLQLSALRATLKAEATLEDRKPVKLELQLPDDDQAGPHHSRMTPAPREDNEPGCSAPKRRRSCSHSNQSSQSASLASSSTATSGSAPISSFAWRVAGYSGDPLMRGHPAIEEHDIANSLIELSTLTQPVDVGLFNEHSNSADNSIGMLRNTLCDTPQALTADDANLDNYFDTDADPEAASHERDAYLLEAAIDVVGEAELETAEDTATATEEQDEEDEEDEDQEEDDQEEEKAADEEEQEEEEEDDDDDDSDNHDENEENRGLLAYLA from the exons ATGGCAGAGGAGAATCCCGGAGGTCTTGCCGGCATCGTGCCCTATTTGGGAGTGGATGAGTTGGGCGCATCGGTGATTGTGGAGCCGGGATCGGAAGGATCCAATGTCGGAAGCCGGACGCTACCGGCTGCGGCCATGAAGTTTGCTGATCTCACCGAGAGCGGCAGTGAGTCGGGAGACAACGAGGCCGAGGAACCCGTATCCGCTGGCCCGGATAATGCCAACGCCATCGGTGAGCCGGGCACCAGTGCATCCGCCGCGGAGGAGAACGGAACAGTAGAGCGCACCTCGCCGCCGCCCAATTGCGCCATCTGCTTGTCCCGGTGCAGGAGGAAGTGCTTCACGGACTCGTGCATGCACCAGTTCTGCTTCAAGTGCCTGTGCGAGTGGAGCAAG ATAAAGCCCGAGTGTCCACTGTGTAAGCAGCCCTTCAGGACCATCATACACAATGTCCGCACCCTGGACGACTACGATCGCTACCCGGTGCAGACCACGTCGCCGGTTCCAACGGAAAATCCATCCCTACGTTTCCACATTGTGAGGCGTCCCAGGTACATGCCGCTGGTGCAGAACCAGGCCGTCATTGTCAACGACATCGAGGCGGCCATAGCGGCAGGAGCTGCTGGTGAAGAGGTGCTTCCGGCGGCAGAAGTAGCAGCTGGCAGGCAATCGTACAGCCGCTTTGAGCCGTATCGCTCGGAGCTGATGAATTACTACCAGCACGACCAGGATGCAGCCACATCGGGCTCATTGAGCCAGCTCTGGCGACGTTATGTGTACGATAGAAAGCTGTATGCTCTGCCCGTCAGCGACAGCGTGACGGGACACTTTCGAGAGTGGAGCGCCCGTTTTTACAG AAACAATCCTGCTCAGATTCATCGCCTGATGCCTTGGATTCATCGCGACATCATGTGCCTACTGAGGAATGCTGCACATAGCGTGAACACTGTGATGACGCTGATGAACGACCTCCTGCCCATGACCAGCTTACTAGGTCCTACATTCCGTCGCCGGCTGTCGCCGTATCTCGGCGAGCGCACCAGTCACTTCATCCACGAACTGTTTAACTTTGCCCGCTCCCCGTATGACATAAACGGCTACGACCATGTGGTGCAGTATTCGGCACGAGTGGccgaggaggtggaggtggatcTGTTGGACATGGTGGAGACACAATCCTCGAACAGTGATGATCTGCATTTGGAGGTTGGAGATGCGGATGCTATAAACGCTGACTTCTCTCCGGACTGGAGCCCCCCTAGAGTGCGCCCGTCGACCAGTGTGATTGTGACCAATCCCGGTGCCACACATTCCTTTAGCGTGACAATGGCCAGTGATGGCAGTGAGCTGCCGGGGATTTCCATACGCCGTACAACCAATGTTGGCTCCCAAACGGTGGCCATTAACCTAAGCATGAGGCGCCCAGCGGCGGTTGCCAGCGAGGAAGCGGAAGTCATCGAGATCGACGACGGCGATGCGGCCGCAAATGCAGAGGTGGCGGCCATCAACGAtggcagcaacaccagcaggaGACACGCAGGTGCTACTCTTCCAGTGAGTGCGCACATCGAActcgggagcagcagcagttccgGCGATGAGGATGAGTGCGTCTTTGTGCTGGAGCTGAAGCCACCACACATGCGCACTCCCGAGCAGGTGAGCCTCGACTCAAATAGTGACTCCGATGTGGTGTTCGTAAATGAGCAACACGAAGCTGCGCCGGCCGCAATTGCCGATAACCGGGCGACACAATCCCCGTTGGATCCGCCCTCCAGGGATCAGGGCCTGTTTATGGGACCCAGCACAAGTGGTGCAGCGGCCAACAGAGGCAAGAACTGGAAGCTGGTCATGGCGGAGACACGGCGCCTCGATCAGTTGCGCACGATGCGCTGTATACGTTCAAAGAAATCACGCCAGCGGTCCTCAATGCCTGCCCGCAGTGCCAGTGGCAGCAGccccagcagctgctgcagcagctcctcctttcacttcagcagcagcagcgatgaGGATAGCAGTGACAGTACTACCACCAACTCCGAGCCACCCAAGAAAAAACCACGCAAGCGAGTGGCGAATAAAAAGCGCTCTAAAAACGCGTCAATTGGGAAAAGGACATCTCGTAAACGGAAGGCCAAAGACCAGAATATTGGACACGAGGAGCTGGCAATGCtggaacagcagcagaagagcCAACAGAAGCCCCAGCGACAACCGGAAAGCAGCAGTGACAGCTCAAGTTCGTCTGATGACGAGTCAGGTGGCGATAGCAGCGAGTCATCTG GTCAACCCAacatgaacaacaacaattccAGCAGCGATTCCGATGATGATAGCACTGTAAACCTGCAGCTCAGTGCTTTGCGCGCCACACTAAAAGCGGAGGCAACTCTGGAGGATAGGAAACCAGTAAAACTGGAGCTTCAGTTGCCCGATGACGACCAGGCGGGGCCACACCACTCACGGATGACTCCAGCGCCGAGAGAGGATAACGAACCGGGTTGCAGTGCACCGAAACGCCGACGCAGTTGCAGCCACAGCAATCAGTCCAGCCAGAGTGCCAGTTTGGCCAGCAGTTCGACAGCCACCTCGGGCTCAGCTCCAATAAGTTCGTTTGCCTGGAGAGTAGCGGGCTATTCCGGCGATCCCCTAATGCGCGGCCATCCGGCGATTGAGGAGCACGACATAGCCAACTCCCTAATCGAACTGTCCACTCTAACGCAGCCTGTGGACGTCGGACTCTTCAACGAGCATTCTAATTCGGCAGATAATTCCATAGGCATGCTGCGCAACACGTTGTGCGACACCCCACAAGCTTTGACTGCGGATGACGCCAATCTAGATAACTATTTCGATACAGATGCGGATCCGGAGGCGGCCAGCCATGAACGGGATGCCTACTTGCTGGAGGCCGCAATCGATGTGGTTGGCGAAGCAGAGTTGGAAACCGCCGAGGATACAGCCACTGCCACCGAAGAACAAGATGAGGAGGACGAAGAGGATGAAGATCAAGAGGAAGACGACCAGGAAGAGGAAAAAGCTGCGGATGAAGAAGagcaagaggaggaggaggaggatgatgacgacgatgatagCGACAACCACGATGAAAACGAAGAGAATCGGGGGCTACTGGCGTATCTAGCATAA
- the LOC6735206 gene encoding uncharacterized protein LOC6735206 produces the protein MMPRHLVQWRIYVYANSLYSLPDRETRDFRGWSPEYFRLNPFEIHRVMMWVNRDVSVLIRTRKADIFYLYETIKNLLPRLYLDSEEFRKPMTHFFGANTDLFIHELINFARSPYDTLMAYECSTQYRALMDFDNGPSTSAKSKDHEFLSSKLHSFVDFTRRINYDDCGGFEADLELEDEDFGELDDMMMERFGAPFLMKMDGKLVTARIIPSSQANASNQGQVNQQTQSQAQAQAQAQAQAQVQAQAQAQAQAQAQVQAQAQVQVQAQAQAQVQQSSAQSAQLLLPELTQAVMQAQQRPVHQSQQSGQQSGPLHAAVSAALVAPLEDLELGFAIERSMFVGASYDDLARGGEFVLPNGQVLRFGNASRSVRPPNGNGSGSGVMNPPPPPPVPNNPRSASVRQGRRRRTQNQR, from the exons ATGATGCCACGGCACTTGGTCCAATGGCGCATATATGTCTACGCCAATTCGCTATATTCTCTGCCGGATCGCGAAACACGCGACTTTCGCGGCTGGTCCCCTGAATATTTCCG TCTCAATCCCTTCGAGATTCATAGGGTAATGATGTGGGTGAACCGCGATGTATCGGTGCTGATCAGGACCAGGAAGGCGGATATTTTCTATCTGTACGAGACCATCAAGAATCTGCTTCCTCGTCTCTACTTGGACAGCGAGGAGTTCCGAAAGCCCATGACCCACTTTTTTGGTGCCAATACGGACCTGTTCATCCACGAACTGATCAACTTTGCCCGTTCCCCGTACGACACCCTAATGGCCTACGAGTGCAGCACCCAGTACCGTGCCTTGATGGATTTTGATAATGGTCCCAGTACCTCTGCGAAGTCCAAGGATCACGAGTTTTTGTCCTCGAAACTGCACAGCTTTGTAGACTTTACGCGCCGCATCAACTACGACGATTGCGGTGGCTTTGAGGCGgatctggagctggaggatgAGGATTTCGGCGAACTAGACGATATGATGATGGAGCGCTTTGGTGCTCCATTCTTGATGAAGATGGACGGAAAGCTGGTGACAGCCCGAATCATACCAAGCTCACAAGCTAATGCATCTAACCAGGGTCAGGTGAATCAACAAACTCAATCCCAGGCCCAGGCTCAGGCCCAGGCCCAGGCCCAGGCTCAGGTCCAGGCCCAGGCCCAGGCCCAAGCCCAGGCCCAGGCTCAGGTCCAGGCCCAGGCTCAGGTCCAGGTCCAGGCCCAGGCTCAGGCTCAG GTCCAGCAGTCATCAGCTCAGTCTGCCCAGCTACTCCTCCCTGAGCTAACGCAGGCGGTGATGCAGGCTCAGCAACGACCGGTTCACCAATCCCAGCAGTCGGGACAGCAATCAGGACCTCTACATGCCGCAGTGTCCGCCGCCTTGGTTGCGCCTCTGGAGGATCTGGAACTCGGGTTCGCCATCGAGCGCAGCATGTTCGTCGGAGCCTCATACGACGATCTCGCTCGAGGAGGCGAGTTCGTCCTGCCAAACGGACAGGTGTTGCGCTTTGGCAACGCTAGCCGTTCTGTGCGCCCTCCCAACGGGAATGGATCCGGCTCCGGTGTCATGaatccaccaccaccaccacccgtGCCGAATAATCCGCGAAGTGCGTCCGTACGGCAgggccgccgccgccgcacgCAAAACCAACGCTAG